DNA sequence from the Poecilia reticulata strain Guanapo linkage group LG19, Guppy_female_1.0+MT, whole genome shotgun sequence genome:
ATTTCTCATGAAAAGGAACATGATCTGAACCTTGAACTAAAACGTTACTCTAAGAAACGCACAGCAGATCAGAAACTCTCCTTGATGCTGTAATGACTCACTCATTGAAACTAAGTGCCGACATGGTGAGGCACCTGCACTTCAATAAAACTACCAGATCTGTGCCAACAAATAACTGcttgtgttaaataaaaatctactcaTTTGCTGCATACGGTCTGCTCTTTCAATCTTTCTGATTGTGTGACTTTGTCACTCTGCCATTTTCATatgaaattattcaatttaatGCTCTGGTGGGATGGAAAGATGTgaagtaaatctttttttttttgactgaaggATATagactgctcaaaaaaataaagggaacacttcagtatTCACTtcaatgttaaagtgttccctttatttttttgagcagtgtattttcaAATACTAGAGGAAGCAGAGCTCTTAAATTTTTAAGGAACTGCAGGgacctgaaatgtttctgtccAGGTACATCCAGGCGTGATGATCTTAACTCCACCCCCCAGAGCTGCCAAAGGCTCCGAAATATACAGCAAATCCCTGGATTACTAAAGGGAACAAGCTGATAGGGTGAACAGCTCTGAAAAGGGGCCTCTGTCACTAAGattcaacattaaaaaatgaagggttttttatttgattttacatCCTGGAGAGATTTTTTTAGAGCTATAATTTTGTAGAACTCATTGAATATCATAATATTCTTTAATAAtacatttgtgtctgtgttaCACATCTAGAATCACACACTTCACAAAAACCAGGTCTAGATTAAAATATTGTGTGCATATGCttctaataaaaatatcttgGAAAGTAGGTTTTATATAGCAGGACCATAGAAtgctctaaaaaaaattcaatctaTCTTGGGAGTGAAAAAAGCAAACTATCTACtattcaataataaacacagttACAAATTAGAGGCATTGTTAATTTGTTCTAAGGTGGGATGAAATGAGTGGAGTTCAATCCTGAGATTTGTAATTAACTGCTTGTAATCTGCTTGAATGGGTGAGTAACAGCAGGGGGTCAACAACTTATTTCTCTCAGGAAATGCAAATCAAACTTTtatgtgattgtttttctgaactCTAGCAGATATTCTGTCtctagaataaatgaaacaaacacacaaaaagaagagGCTGCTCATGTGAGGGTCTTTTTTGTGGCCATTGTGATGCCACGTTGAACAAAGTCGGTGGAATTCTGAATCAACTTTACCTCAGATAACATCCAGCCTGTTAAAGCTCAGACGGATTTGTGTTCTAAAAAGACAATtatcccaaacacacatcaaaagttattttgtgaTGGAGAAAGCAGAGTGATGTTAGGAgtagaaagaaactgaaaaatgtgtgcattatacttgaaaggaaaacaatttaaCGTCTGATTTGTCAGATGCATCATCATACCTGCAGTATCTTAGCAACCTGTTAAGGGACTATTTATGCAGAGATGGGTAGAGTAtctaaaaaattatattcacaCAAGAGGAGCactttatattatattttcactcaagtaaaagtaaaagtatctgtccaagaaattactcaagtaagtgTAAAAGAACATTTATGTGGTAAAACGTTTACTTGCGTACtgaataactgaaatattttttaggaaataaataaaaataatcatagaTAATAACAATgataatatattaaaataatgtaatcaGATAAAATCTGTCGGATGACATTCTGTGTGAGTTCTGATATTTTAGgaactaaactgaaaaaataaataaataaaattacgaAATAAAATTAGACagaattttttgtttccaaatctgtttttgttttcaacataaaacttatgaaaccaATGCTTACCCTATGTAATGTAAACAGCTTTGGAACTAAATAACAGACCACCCCACTGAACCACGTtattattccaccaaatattaatttctgaataagtttaaatattagtattgttgtttctaaatgaatatgaacttgttttctctgcattatttgaggtctgaaagcactgcatctttttcgttattttgatCAATTCTcagtttctgcaaataaatacacatttttgcttggaatttcagagacctgatgtcagtagttcatagaataaaagaataatgttcattttactcaaacataaagaGCAAAATCAAAGAAACTTGTAACATAACCACTATAtttgactaaataaataaaaagtaaccaTACTGTTTCTTTAGAGCAGTTTCAATTGATTGTTAAATTATCCTAAGTTTCCActgtttaaaactgatttttgggcagcatcatgctggctTTAGATGTGGTTGTGATAACCAAATAAAAAGgggtgtgtgtgtcagagaggAAGACACACACTCTCATATCTGTGCAGCAGGAGATatgtctttatgaatgtttgaaacaagtaaaaaaattgaaagaaaagaCATAAACGCCAGTCAGAGTTCGCCCCGGCACCATAGATCGTGCGTTTGGAAGCTGGATCAGAACCTTGCACAAAGGAAACGCCGCCCAGTGCACGAGGACGCCACCGAGGGGAAAGAAAGATGCTCCCGATGAGATCtggaatttattttcctttttgcagatttttggtGGTAcgtctatttttttctcttcttttttgggggggatttttttttttcattttggattGGGACATTGGATTGAAATGGGGGGATATTTTCAGGACTTTGTTTATTTGAGGTTACGGGACTCTATTGTGGACATTATTCTGATTAagacaaactgacatttatttatatattgtaccGACATAAACTGTGAGTGATTTAAATCTAACCTTTTTGAGGGATTTTTGATTACAGATCTGCTATTTATCAGCATAACTATTATTATTCTTTGTGCTATGGatttttgaataaatcattgttactaaaaatcaacaaatttttagcaacaaaaattctgaaaatttttgttttagcaaaacaaaaatttggttggatatttattttcttattaaactaATAGATGTAACATATTTTACCTGACTCTCTTTAAATCAATCATTTGAAGTGGTCCTTACGGCTTTCCAGAGCTGAATGTATTAGAACAGGGTAAAAAACTTACAGTGGTGATATGTACTCTTGTAAAATGACTTGATCTTTAAATGGCACAACAGAAGTGTCATTTATGCTGTAGTTGTTTGTATCAGGTgcatttttggtttaaaaaggTTTGTTCATTAAATGAAGAAACTCACAGTGGGAAAAAGAGCCAGAAATTTGAcccaagtaagagtagcaataaTTCATAATATTTCAGTATCAGAAATATCAAAAATGCATAATTCAAATATTACTGGTGATGTATCTATATATTTGAGCCGgaatgtatatttttgatcaTATGTGTACCTGAGAATATCCCcaaaaaattcaaacttgtccacttgattttatttttttaactcttcaTTTTTGATTATGCTTTAAAACGCCTAACGTAGCATATTAATGCCCATCCATGACTGTGATGACTTCTCAGTCTAtcttttaaaacatataaaattctgatgttttgttttgttagattAACTACAAATTAATTTGTATATGCTCatattcatgtttaatttgGATCATTACAATAGAAATAAACCTACATATTGTCACGTATAGCTTTTCTACATATATCATATTACATTGTCATCACAGCAGCACGTGCCCTTCTGTTGCTCCGCGCGCTCGGACACCTCTGCAACCTTCTTAGAATGTGTGGGCATGCGCAATGGCTTCGAACAGGTGCATGACGTCCATCCATTCTTTGTCAACATGGAAATGAAACACAGTCTGCGTTCATTCCGCCGACTGTTGCGCAGGTGCAAGCACACAGGGAGGCCGACTCAGTTAGCATTATATCAGAAGTAGTGTCTACCGACTGGGAGAAAATAAGGCGCACGAGCCTGTCGCGTGCGGAACGTTCGGAACGAGGTGCAGTCCTGAAATTGGACAGTAAATGATTCTGATGGGTGGTAATGGGATTTATCTACGCGGACCCTCAAAGAGCCAACAAATTACGTCAATAGTTGAATTAGCAAACAACAAACTGTATGTACCACATGCTGAGCAACAAAGAGGAAAGGCTTAGCTTGTGTACCCGTATGAGAGCTACCCACTGATATGAACTAAGCACGACGTTCAGCCATGGCAGAAGAGCGACGTGCCGATGCGCTCACCTGCCTGCCCCCCGGGCACCTGTATCCGGACTCTTCCCGCCTTTGAGATGCAGCAGGACGGTCAGAGCGTTCACCGGTGGTCGTCTGTCAGTTGCTGAGGCGCAGCGGAGCTTGTGTGCCGTCACTTCAGCAGCAGCCCCCCtcgcaacacacacacacacacacacatacacagctATCTTTACCTTGCCTACAACGGCGCGCGTGCCCTTACTAACGGCTCCATTGACCAAAGGGGCCGCCTCTACGCACCGGTACGGTTTCCAAAGGGAAGCCCGAGAAGCCTCGGTGATGTAAAAACGCGTGTTTAGCTCTAATAGATCTGAGCGAAGTTAAAGGTCCGTCGGCTGGCGTCGACGGGAACCCATATAGGAGCCGCAAACCGAAGAGACGGACTTGCAAATGCTTTGCAAATGTGCGCGGCAAATGATTATGGTGACATCTAGTGGTAGAAATTGTAGCTACACCTATAAATCCACTTTGGgttaggcttttttttaaattccacttAGATCTTTATTGTGAAGAGACTTTTATAGAtacaaattatttacaattttagaGAATCAACAGATACATACAGTTACTGTccgaaaacaaacaaacagaaaaagagataTGTTGATTTGCATGCACATTAGACAATTAAATATTGAGACTGTGTCCAGTGGCCAGTGCAGGTGCTCTCttgataaatgttttgattgGTGGGTTGGGGGAACTGGGTAGCTGATTAGATTCAGTCTGGGCTCATTCACCATGTGCCAGCATAGTCGGagctgcaagacaaaaaaaaaggcaaacccTGTAAAAATACCTAGTATATATAAAATCACACCCTTCTCTTTATATTGTGTTTTACTGATTGATTTTAATAACTGATGATTTCCACTACACAGCATAAGACTGTCCTTGTACATACTGCATTTCTACCTTGACCGATTAAACTGACTTTAGGCATGAAAATGGTCATTATTTCTAAACATCAGTGTCTGCTCTTTGGGTGAATCCCCCATGTTTTCTCACCGTGGCTCGCCATCTTGGTCAGAATTTGCGCCCAGCAGCAGCCAGGCTACTGCCTCCTCAGGGGAAGATCTCTTTCCATAcctggagagaaagaaaagaaaaatcaaacacttGCTTGTAATGACCGCAATCAAACATCAGTGGGAAAGTCTCCAATGTCCTCCTTCTCTTTGCTTTACAAAGCCTGGAGGCATGACCTCCATCAACACTGTTATGAATTTCAACCTTGGGgaatacgtttttttttccccgtccGCCCCAACTTTGCTCATCAAGCTGTGAACAAAGATGGGTAAACTGCACACACTCCCATGACGCCTTTGTGCATGCCCTGGCAATCTCGTGCAGTCCAATCACAAATGAGATGTGCAATTATCTGAAAAGGAAATAAGGGTTTTCAAGTTCACCGGCTGGCAGGTGGACTGGTCTTCTCTGACTGTGTGCTGGAGAGCAAACCGTACGTCTGCCTGGGGCGTGAGGCGGCTGCACTGGCAGATCCAGGCAGTTTAATTACAGAGAAAAAGAGGCTAATGCTAAGACTATACACAGCTTCCATCACAGGACAATTACACAACCAGGAAGCTAAATAAACGCTCTGGTTTTATTCAGTCTTTTCACCCAGCATGAAGCAGTGATGAGGCACTGAAGGCGTCCAGTTTGGCCAGCATCAGTATTTCACGCCTCACAATTTAGATGGCATGGCATGACTTTAGAAATACTAACCCAGCAGTTAGTTTCAGTTGTTTCTGAAACTAAGCCCAACTCTTAGTGGAGGTTTTAAAACAAGATGAGGCGAAGAAATCTTAGGACATGAGGTCATTCATTCCCCAAGACGAAGTTGAGATTGTGTTAGGGGTGATATGGCCCTTTGTCCAGAGAAGCATAGCCTGGGGCCAACACAAGGCAATAAAATAGTTGTTTTCCAGTAcctaaacatgttttctattgCTTATCTGGACATGTGGTCAAAGCAAGTAAAGTTGATTATTTGGATATGATTTTAGTTATGGCTAAGGGCCAGGGAGTCTCGGCTACTTTGATCATGAACTTACGCCTTTAAACTGGTCAGACATTTGATGGATTATTCTGCTGTTTAAAACACAACCTCTGAATTATCAAAACTGCGTTCTgtttgtcaaaaacattttatttttgcattaggCTGACATTAAAACAGATATGCTGACTGATCAGACAGGTGTATCTCAAAATACGGCAGCTTGAAAATATAGTGGttcattgaaaaaaaagttatttttcttatcaACCAGTTTTTTACCCATCTAAATCAATTAGTAGcatttttcagttcaaatttttttctgtaagataATAAAGGTTGctgtaaataatttgtttgtttgtttgtttgtttgtttgtttgtttgtttgtttgtttgtttgtttgtttgtttgtttcagaagaGGCTCTGTAGTGTTGGAGGTGGTGATGTTGGGTGGGCTTTATAGGGACTGAAGAAGGTTCTCAATGTAAAATGAATCCtatctgtactttttttgtaagaataaaTCATCTAACtggtgttaaaataatttttttgcttttcttcattttcatgaaaTAGAAgcatacaaaataatgacaaaagaaCCTTTTCAACAAAGTGATCTTCTGGACTGACCTTTGTCTGGTGATGAGGTTGATGTAATGCCTGACCGCTGTGTGGTACTTGGCCCACTCCTCCGGCGAGGCGTTGCCGTCGGGTTTCTCCGGTTTGGGAGGGTAGGCGTCCGCGAAGCCGCTCCAACACACCAGCAGGCAGACGACCAGAGCCGCGAACATCACCCACGATCTCAGCATTTTGGCCATCTGAGAAGTGAGGCTTGGGTTAGGCTTCCAgggtcaactttttttttctttctttttttacatcatcatcaaccaaaaaaataaataaatcaaaagtcgAAATACGACTTTTGCTTCAAATTGAATCCAGCATGTAGTTAATCTGACAGTAAGTTGAGCATACAACACGCAAAAAGAACACTTTCCGCAAATAAATAATCAGTGAACAGAGTGAAAACTTACAGTTGGACTTGTCCTGTGGTTCGGTCACCTCGGTGCTCCTGTCCTGTCCTGCTCTCCTCTTCGGTCCGTGGCGTTATATAGCGTGGAGACCGGTACCTGATGCGCTGTGGGAACTTAACCACACCCCTCCGCTGGAACAGCGGCGCGTAAAACGCCACGTTTATCCGCACGAAACTTATCAGCTCACGCTCAAACTCGAACGTCAGCGAATGCATCACTTTATTTATGATTAAGACGCAATACCGAGAAAGCCACGGTTTTAATTGAAGGcttaatttgtgtgtgtgtgtgtgtgtaatgaatgTTTAATTGAAATGTGGCGAAGTGTGAGGCTGTTAACAAAAACGTGACAAATTAATTTTGCTCctgtattttcatattttttattcaattgtgGAGGAAAGAAGTTGAAATATTACAGATGGAACATGGGTAATTATTTCAGCGCCACGGACAGCGCAAGAACAGCTTATTAAAATCAATACACCTCCTGTTGGAAGCTGAATTCTCGTGTAGGTTAAGAGCAGATGACCTCACAGTAATAAGCTTCGTGCTCATCTACAGTAATGCTTCTTACTCAGCAGAGTTATGGAATATGAGAAACAAGATGCgcacatcattttttttaaaatactggaTCAGTGTGACTGCGACTTCTGACTAgatgggaatcgaacctgtgttgtttttacttgACACGCGccagaaatgatttttgttttgtgattaagCGCCGTGTAATGTAACTGAATGGGAAGCAAAACGgtccacacacatgcactcacaCAGTCGTGTTTTCATGACTTGTGGGAACtttacattgacttccattcattttctatcCCTAACCCTAAACTTAACCGTCACGTCACAACCCTTAAcccaaaaacacaatttcctcTCATGAGGACCAATAAAATGTCCCCATAAGGAGCAGTAGTCCCCAGAACCCCACATAGTAGACAGACATGACATAGGTCCCTACCAGGATATAGAAACCTGgttcacacccacacacacacacatacacacacctgaCAGAGCCCGCTCTGGAAAAGACCCACTAACTTTTTATTACGTAATTTATCAGAACCAATGGAATTTGTTTTTCAACCtcagttttgtgcttttttcaCAAACAGATGGATTTTATAAAGACCgattcaataaatttgaatattatagaaaagtccatttatttcaggagctttatcattaagtgaaacactttatataaattaatttcacacagttggatgtttgaaagcctttatttctgttagttgTGATGATTTTTCACCTGTGGCTAATAGATACATGacattttatattataaattaaaattttacatcagacaaatatataaaaaaaacacattttagaataCAAAAATGTGGGTTTAATAAAACTATGCTTAATATCTGGTTATGTTccaaaggtacttttaatctgacaaatgagcctcaATGACTGACTGTATGTACtgtagagataaaaaaaaaaaaaaaaagaattgctcTTTAATGCTAACACTGGATGATGGGTTCTAAGAGAAAAGTTGTGATTAGTTTGTTATATAGAGAGTAATTCTGTCCATATTGAACCAGTCTagatatttgtctttttaagctTATGTCAATTTAAACAGGcccaaaaataaatgcatattttttattgttttttttactaacagAGAAAATGGTTCAAAAATATCCCATAGAACATCACTTCTTACAATGAAATGATGCAGATCAGGTTTGACCAATCTAagcttttacttatttatttttaacaaatgttgaaatGCAGCTAATATTCTTTTAGTTTGAGGCAGAATCCAGAACCATAAATCAGATGATGCCAGTTTTAGCGTCAACAGGTGTAAACAGACGGATGGAATCTGGTTCTAAACTGACTGAATGGACCCGGTCCCCCCCGAAGGTCATGCTGCTCGAGGTAGTGAGCCACACTGCCTTTGTCAGCAACAACAGCTACATGCTGGCAGGATATTCATatattcaaaagtaaaaaattaaaggCTCACTGCAACAAGCCAAGAACAGCTGAGAGAATAGATTACCATATAaacatggtttgtttttatatctgaagtcataaaaaataaacaactgacggcatttaaaaatatatatattttaaaattcataacTTAGTTTGAATTAACCCGTTAAAGAGCAGCGAGGCCTGTTTTTGATTGAAGCTCTGAACAAATGACAATTAATTAGTGGGAAATGAATCTCCTCCAGGAATGATGAGTTTGTTCGTTTTCTGGTGCAGCTTAGATCTCATCAGCGCGGCATGTATTATTCAGCTGGTGATGAAGCGTCAGAAAGGCCAGAGAGGCTACACACTGATCAATAATACTACTCTatttgacacacacacaggtgtaGAGTTTTATGGAAATACATTTAAGATGCTGTTATTGACAAACAAGAGAACCAAATGATTGACTGTTGATGATGAAGCCGTAGTTACAGAATGCTTTACCAATCTGCATCACATAACGTACTGAATGTGACTGTATC
Encoded proteins:
- the pyyb gene encoding peptide YYb yields the protein MAKMLRSWVMFAALVVCLLVCWSGFADAYPPKPEKPDGNASPEEWAKYHTAVRHYINLITRQRYGKRSSPEEAVAWLLLGANSDQDGEPRSDYAGTW